The following proteins come from a genomic window of Blastococcus sp. HT6-30:
- a CDS encoding aldehyde dehydrogenase family protein → MTSVFEYAPAPESRSIVSIAPSYGLFVDGEFVDGSGDPLETVNPATEEVLSEVATGTAADVDRAVAAARRAFTRVWGPMRPADRGKYLFRIARLLQERAREFAVLESLDNGKPIRESRDIDVPLAAAHFFYHAGWADKLEHAGLGPNPRPLGVAGQVIPWNFPLLMLAWKVAPALATGNTVVLKPAETTPLTALLFAEICRQADLPPGVVNIVPGAGDTGRAVVEHPDVDKVAFTGSTEVGRSIARAVAGTAKLLTLELGGKAANIVFDDAPIDQAVEGIVQGIFSNQGHVCCAGSRLLVQESIHDEVIAGLQRRIGTLRVGDPLDKNTDIGAINSPQQLARIRELCDIGEAEGAQRWQPPGELPAKGYWFPPTVFTDVSPAHRIARDEVFGPVLSVLTFRTPDEAVAKANNSTYGLSAGIWSEKGSRILKIADQLRAGVVWANTFNKFDPTSPFGGYKQSGYGREGGRHGLAAYVKGNDQ, encoded by the coding sequence ATGACCAGCGTTTTCGAGTATGCCCCTGCCCCCGAGTCGCGCTCGATCGTCAGCATCGCCCCCTCCTACGGACTGTTCGTCGACGGGGAGTTCGTCGACGGCTCCGGCGACCCGCTCGAGACGGTGAACCCGGCCACCGAGGAGGTGCTCAGCGAGGTCGCCACCGGCACCGCCGCCGACGTCGACCGCGCCGTGGCCGCCGCCCGCCGGGCCTTCACCCGCGTGTGGGGGCCGATGCGCCCCGCCGACCGCGGCAAGTACCTGTTCCGCATCGCCCGCCTGCTGCAGGAGCGCGCCCGCGAGTTCGCCGTGCTGGAGTCACTGGACAACGGCAAGCCCATCCGGGAGTCCCGCGACATCGACGTGCCCCTCGCCGCGGCGCACTTCTTCTACCACGCGGGCTGGGCCGACAAGCTCGAGCACGCGGGCCTCGGGCCGAACCCCCGCCCACTCGGCGTGGCCGGTCAGGTCATCCCGTGGAACTTCCCGCTGCTCATGCTGGCGTGGAAGGTCGCCCCCGCGCTGGCCACCGGCAACACCGTCGTCCTCAAGCCCGCCGAGACCACCCCGCTCACCGCGCTGCTGTTCGCCGAGATCTGCCGCCAGGCCGACCTCCCGCCGGGCGTGGTCAACATCGTTCCCGGCGCGGGCGACACCGGCCGGGCGGTCGTCGAGCACCCCGACGTCGACAAGGTGGCCTTCACCGGCTCCACCGAGGTGGGCCGCTCGATCGCCCGCGCCGTCGCCGGCACAGCCAAGTTGCTGACGCTCGAGCTCGGCGGCAAGGCGGCGAACATCGTCTTCGACGACGCCCCCATCGACCAGGCCGTCGAGGGCATCGTCCAGGGCATCTTCTCCAACCAGGGGCACGTCTGCTGCGCGGGCTCCCGGCTGCTGGTGCAGGAGTCGATCCACGACGAGGTCATCGCCGGCCTCCAGCGGCGGATCGGCACCCTGCGCGTCGGCGACCCGCTGGACAAGAACACCGACATCGGCGCGATCAACTCGCCCCAGCAGCTGGCCCGCATCCGGGAGCTGTGCGACATCGGCGAGGCGGAGGGCGCCCAGCGCTGGCAGCCACCCGGCGAGCTGCCGGCCAAGGGCTACTGGTTCCCGCCGACCGTCTTCACCGACGTCTCCCCCGCGCACCGCATCGCCCGCGACGAGGTCTTCGGCCCGGTCCTGAGCGTCCTCACCTTCCGCACCCCGGACGAGGCCGTCGCCAAGGCGAACAACAGCACGTACGGGCTGTCGGCCGGCATCTGGAGCGAGAAAGGCTCCCGGATCCTGAAGATCGCCGATCAGCTGCGCGCCGGGGTGGTGTGGGCCAACACGTTCAACAAGTTCGACCCGACGTCGCCGTTCGGCGGCTACAAGCAGTCCGGCTACGGGCGTGAGGGCGGCCGGCACGGCCTGGCGGCCTACGTGAAGGGGAACGACCAGTGA
- a CDS encoding aldehyde dehydrogenase family protein, translating into MSSDRLAVRKTYKLYVGGAFPRSESGRTYEVTDARGHFLANVARASRKDARDAVAAARAAFRAWSGATAYNRGQVLYRVAEVMEGRHVQFCEEVAAAEGLSAAKARAAVDAAIDRWVWYAGWTDKLAAVLGSTNPVAGPYFDFSLPEPSGVVAVLAPQQSSLLGLVSVLAPVLATGNTAVVVTSAERPIPAVTLGEVLATSDVPGGVANLLTGDAEELGPWLAEHADVDGIDLTGAPAGRAMEFEREAAGTLKRVVRPPATEPDWTADPGLSRMTPFLETKTVWHPMGV; encoded by the coding sequence GTGAGCTCCGACCGTCTCGCCGTGCGCAAGACCTACAAGCTCTACGTGGGCGGCGCCTTTCCGCGCTCGGAGAGCGGCCGCACCTACGAGGTGACCGACGCCCGGGGCCACTTCCTCGCCAACGTCGCCCGCGCCTCCCGCAAGGACGCCCGGGACGCCGTCGCCGCCGCCCGCGCTGCCTTCCGCGCGTGGTCCGGCGCCACCGCCTACAACCGCGGCCAGGTGCTCTACCGGGTGGCCGAGGTGATGGAGGGCCGGCACGTCCAGTTCTGCGAGGAGGTCGCCGCCGCCGAGGGCCTGTCGGCGGCCAAGGCACGGGCCGCCGTCGACGCCGCCATCGACCGCTGGGTCTGGTACGCCGGCTGGACCGACAAGCTCGCCGCCGTCCTGGGCAGCACCAACCCGGTCGCCGGGCCGTACTTCGACTTCTCGCTGCCCGAGCCCTCCGGCGTCGTCGCCGTCCTGGCCCCGCAGCAGTCGAGCCTGCTGGGCCTGGTCAGCGTGCTGGCCCCGGTCCTGGCCACGGGGAACACCGCCGTCGTCGTCACCTCCGCGGAGCGGCCGATCCCGGCCGTCACCCTCGGTGAGGTGCTGGCGACCAGCGACGTCCCCGGCGGGGTGGCCAACCTGCTCACCGGCGACGCCGAGGAGCTGGGCCCGTGGCTGGCCGAGCACGCCGACGTCGACGGCATCGATCTCACCGGCGCCCCCGCCGGGCGGGCCATGGAGTTCGAGCGGGAGGCCGCCGGGACCCTCAAGCGCGTCGTCCGCCCGCCGGCCACCGAGCCCGACTGGACCGCCGACCCCGGCCTGTCGCGCATGACCCCGTTCCTGGAGACCAAAACGGTCTGGCATCCGATGGGCGTGTGA
- the lpdA gene encoding dihydrolipoyl dehydrogenase — MPHFDVVVLGAGPGGYVAAIRAAQLGKSVAVVESQYWGGVCLNVGCIPSKALLRNAELAHLVRDEAKTFGISGDVSFDFGAAFDRSRTVADGRVKGVHFLMKKNKITEFDGWGTFTDPHTLQVGLNAGGEETVTFDNVIIATGAHTRFLPGTKLSERVVTYEEQILSRELPKNIIIAGAGAIGVEFAFVLRNYGVQVTIVEFADRVLPLEDAAVSKELAKAYRKLGVEVLTSTKVERIDDSGDQVTVTVSDAKGTRELHADKVMQAIGFVPRVEGYGLEKLGVELTDRVRAIAIDDRMRTNVPHVYAIGDVTAKLMLAHVAEAQGVVAAETIAGAETMELDYVMMPRATFCSPQVASFGYTEAQARELADQKGWKIKVSQFPFTANGKAQGLAEPGGFVKLIADETHGELLGGHLVGPEVTELLPELTLAQKWDLTATELARNVHAHPTLSEGLQEAIHGLAGHMINL, encoded by the coding sequence GTGCCGCATTTCGACGTCGTCGTCCTCGGAGCCGGGCCCGGTGGGTACGTGGCCGCGATCCGCGCCGCGCAGCTGGGCAAGAGCGTGGCCGTGGTGGAGTCGCAGTACTGGGGCGGGGTCTGCCTGAACGTGGGCTGCATCCCGTCGAAGGCGCTGCTGCGCAACGCGGAGCTCGCCCACCTGGTGCGCGACGAGGCGAAGACCTTCGGCATCTCCGGGGACGTCTCCTTCGACTTCGGCGCAGCCTTCGACCGCAGCCGCACCGTCGCCGACGGCCGCGTCAAGGGCGTGCACTTCCTGATGAAGAAGAACAAGATCACCGAGTTCGACGGCTGGGGCACCTTCACCGACCCGCACACCCTGCAGGTCGGCCTCAACGCCGGTGGCGAGGAGACGGTCACCTTCGACAACGTGATCATCGCGACCGGGGCGCACACCCGATTCCTGCCGGGCACGAAGCTGTCGGAGCGCGTGGTCACCTACGAGGAGCAGATCCTCAGCCGCGAGCTGCCGAAGAACATCATCATCGCCGGAGCCGGCGCCATCGGCGTCGAGTTCGCCTTCGTGCTGCGCAACTACGGCGTGCAGGTCACCATCGTCGAGTTCGCCGACCGGGTGCTGCCGCTGGAGGACGCCGCCGTCTCCAAGGAGCTGGCCAAGGCCTACCGGAAGCTCGGCGTCGAGGTGCTCACCTCCACCAAGGTCGAGCGGATCGACGACTCCGGCGACCAGGTCACGGTCACCGTCTCCGACGCCAAGGGCACCCGCGAGCTGCACGCGGACAAGGTCATGCAGGCCATCGGCTTCGTCCCCCGCGTCGAGGGCTACGGCCTGGAGAAGCTGGGCGTCGAGCTGACCGACCGCGTCCGCGCGATCGCCATCGACGACCGCATGCGCACCAACGTGCCGCACGTGTACGCGATCGGCGACGTCACCGCCAAGCTGATGCTCGCGCACGTGGCCGAGGCCCAGGGCGTCGTCGCCGCCGAGACGATCGCCGGCGCGGAGACGATGGAGCTGGACTACGTGATGATGCCGCGGGCCACGTTCTGCTCGCCGCAGGTCGCCAGCTTCGGCTACACCGAGGCGCAGGCCCGCGAGCTGGCCGACCAGAAGGGCTGGAAGATCAAGGTCTCCCAGTTCCCCTTCACCGCCAACGGCAAGGCCCAGGGCCTGGCCGAGCCCGGCGGCTTCGTCAAGCTGATCGCCGACGAGACCCACGGCGAGCTGCTCGGCGGCCACCTCGTCGGGCCCGAGGTCACCGAGCTGCTGCCCGAGCTCACCCTCGCGCAGAAGTGGGACCTCACGGCGACCGAGCTCGCCCGCAACGTGCACGCCCACCCCACGCTGAGCGAGGGTCTGCAGGAGGCGATCCACGGCCTGGCCGGCCACATGATCAACCTCTGA
- a CDS encoding DEAD/DEAH box helicase translates to MTVVHPVSFESNTTGQNTPENVVENTAADAAAEHTVEAPTGPTFHQLGLPQPLVTALERRGIHRPFAIQTSALPDALAGRDVLGKAATGSGKTLAFGLPLLARIGADAKQGRRAPRGLVLVPTRELAQQVHDALAPLGQAMGLQLATVYGGAPMYRQIQQLRRGVDVVIATPGRLQDLISQGECTLAEVVVTVLDEADFMADLGFLPVVKELLDQTDRNAQRLLFSATLDGEVDSLVRRYLKDPARHEVKRAGDDAPPAEHLAFSLAFRDKLQVATELAGRPGRTIIFARTQLGVDRLAENLKAAGIKAEAIHGGLPQAARKRALEEFTDARSPVLVATDVAARGIHVDDVSLVLHYDPPTDAKTYLHRSGRTARAGAAGVVVSLLLPDQVGQAKRRFRTAKVDPPLDRTRPGDQPILDLVASGIPVEPKERTQRDMRRGGGGPGGRPRRDGDRPGGSRGGPRRSYGDRNRSGGGERSGRPGGERRFAGERSGRPPRQG, encoded by the coding sequence ATGACTGTGGTCCACCCTGTCTCGTTCGAGTCGAACACGACTGGTCAGAACACCCCTGAGAACGTTGTCGAGAACACCGCCGCGGACGCCGCGGCGGAGCACACCGTCGAGGCCCCGACGGGTCCCACCTTCCACCAGCTGGGCCTGCCCCAGCCGCTGGTGACCGCGCTCGAGCGGCGCGGCATCCACCGCCCCTTCGCCATCCAGACCTCCGCCCTGCCGGACGCCCTCGCGGGGCGCGACGTGCTCGGCAAGGCCGCCACGGGGTCGGGCAAGACGCTGGCCTTCGGCCTGCCCCTGCTCGCCCGCATCGGCGCCGACGCCAAGCAGGGCCGCCGCGCCCCGCGTGGCCTGGTGCTCGTCCCGACCCGCGAGCTGGCGCAGCAGGTGCACGACGCGCTGGCCCCGCTCGGCCAGGCCATGGGCCTCCAGCTCGCCACGGTCTACGGCGGCGCGCCCATGTACCGGCAGATCCAGCAGCTGCGCCGCGGCGTCGACGTCGTCATCGCCACCCCCGGCCGGCTGCAGGACCTGATCAGCCAGGGCGAGTGCACCCTGGCCGAGGTGGTCGTGACCGTGCTGGACGAGGCCGACTTCATGGCCGACCTGGGGTTCCTCCCGGTCGTCAAGGAGCTGCTCGACCAGACCGACCGCAACGCCCAGCGGCTGCTGTTCTCGGCCACCCTGGACGGCGAGGTCGACAGCCTGGTCCGCCGCTACCTCAAGGACCCGGCCCGGCACGAGGTCAAGCGGGCCGGCGACGACGCCCCGCCGGCCGAGCACCTGGCCTTCAGCCTCGCCTTCCGCGACAAGCTGCAGGTGGCCACCGAGCTCGCCGGCCGTCCCGGCCGCACGATCATCTTCGCCCGCACCCAGCTGGGCGTGGACCGGCTCGCCGAGAACCTCAAGGCCGCCGGGATCAAGGCCGAGGCCATCCACGGCGGGCTGCCCCAGGCGGCGCGCAAGCGTGCGCTGGAGGAGTTCACCGACGCCCGCTCGCCGGTCCTCGTCGCCACCGACGTCGCCGCCCGCGGCATCCACGTCGACGACGTCTCGCTGGTCCTGCACTACGACCCGCCGACGGACGCCAAGACCTACCTGCACCGCTCGGGCCGCACCGCCCGCGCCGGGGCGGCGGGTGTCGTCGTCTCGCTGCTGCTGCCCGACCAGGTCGGTCAGGCCAAGCGCCGGTTCCGCACGGCCAAGGTCGACCCGCCCCTCGACCGGACCCGTCCGGGCGACCAGCCGATCCTGGACCTGGTCGCCTCCGGCATCCCGGTGGAGCCCAAGGAGCGCACCCAGCGCGACATGCGTCGCGGCGGCGGTGGCCCCGGCGGCCGTCCGCGCCGTGACGGCGACCGCCCCGGCGGTTCCCGCGGCGGCCCGCGCCGGTCCTACGGCGACCGCAACCGCTCCGGCGGCGGCGAGCGCTCCGGCCGACCCGGGGGTGAGCGCCGGTTCGCCGGTGAGCGCTCGGGGCGTCCCCCGCGCCAGGGCTGA
- a CDS encoding MgtC/SapB family protein, with protein MSELAGPTGQTWAQVGDLGVAFVLSALIGFERELRHKAAGLRTLTVVGFAAALFMVISQAQFGDSRVAAQVVSGLGFIGGGLIFVRRDAVRGLTTAAIVWLTAAVGMAAGAGLWLLAVVATAAHFVVSYGFTPLARRLSGRATRVHSLTLTYRDGEGVLRRALAECTQRGFTVRDLRTAADDGGTAVRQATVRLSVEGTGPVTALAAWLADLDGVLSVSAGDADEEPY; from the coding sequence GTGTCGGAGCTCGCCGGTCCGACCGGGCAGACCTGGGCCCAGGTGGGCGACCTGGGGGTCGCGTTCGTGCTGTCGGCGCTCATCGGCTTCGAGCGGGAGCTCCGCCACAAGGCGGCGGGGCTGCGGACCCTCACCGTCGTCGGCTTCGCCGCGGCGCTGTTCATGGTCATCAGCCAGGCGCAGTTCGGTGACTCCCGGGTGGCCGCGCAGGTCGTCTCCGGGCTGGGCTTCATCGGGGGCGGGCTGATCTTCGTCCGCCGCGACGCGGTCCGCGGGCTGACGACGGCCGCGATCGTCTGGCTGACCGCCGCCGTGGGGATGGCGGCGGGGGCGGGCCTGTGGCTCCTCGCCGTCGTCGCGACGGCCGCGCACTTCGTCGTCTCCTACGGCTTCACCCCGCTCGCCCGCCGGCTGTCCGGCCGGGCCACCCGGGTGCACTCGCTGACGCTCACCTACCGGGACGGCGAGGGCGTGCTCCGCCGGGCGCTGGCCGAGTGCACGCAGCGCGGGTTCACCGTCCGCGACCTGCGCACGGCCGCCGACGACGGCGGCACCGCCGTGCGGCAGGCGACCGTGCGGCTCTCGGTGGAGGGCACCGGGCCGGTGACGGCGCTGGCGGCGTGGCTGGCCGACCTCGACGGCGTGCTGTCGGTCAGCGCCGGCGACGCCGACGAGGAGCCCTACTGA
- a CDS encoding adenosine deaminase: MSSPLNDENVRRAPKVLLHDHLDGGLRPRTVLELADRAGYRGLPASDAGTLGRWFREAADSGSLVQYLETFAHTVAVMQTPDAVARVARECALDLAADGVVYAEVRMAPELLTAGMPMEAAVEAMLDGYAQGSREAGAAGTPIRVGTLLCAMRQNDRWEEVARLVVRYRDAGVVGFDLAGPEDGFPPDRIPAALALLDRAGAHRTVHAGEAAGIDSIVAALDGARAERLGHGVRIADEVGGDGTLGPVAQRVRDEQVTLEVAPSSNVQTGAYPSLVAHPVDRLHRLGFAVTLNTDNRLMSGVSVSSEIAGVATTFGWTWDDVRTVTERALAGAFLPAEERERLLDDVVRPGYAALLG; the protein is encoded by the coding sequence GTGTCCTCCCCGCTGAACGACGAGAACGTCCGCCGCGCGCCGAAGGTCCTGCTGCACGACCACCTGGACGGCGGGCTCCGGCCGCGGACGGTGCTGGAGCTGGCCGACCGGGCCGGGTACCGCGGGCTCCCCGCGTCGGACGCCGGCACCCTGGGCCGCTGGTTCCGGGAGGCGGCCGACTCCGGCTCGCTGGTCCAGTACCTGGAGACGTTCGCGCACACCGTCGCCGTCATGCAGACCCCCGACGCCGTGGCGCGGGTGGCCCGTGAGTGCGCGCTCGACCTCGCCGCCGACGGCGTGGTCTACGCCGAGGTGCGCATGGCGCCCGAGCTGCTGACCGCCGGGATGCCGATGGAGGCGGCCGTCGAGGCGATGCTCGACGGCTACGCGCAGGGCAGCCGGGAGGCCGGCGCAGCGGGCACCCCGATCCGGGTCGGCACGCTGCTGTGCGCCATGCGGCAGAACGACCGCTGGGAGGAGGTCGCGCGGCTCGTCGTCCGCTACCGGGACGCCGGCGTCGTCGGCTTCGACCTCGCCGGCCCGGAGGACGGCTTCCCGCCGGACCGCATCCCGGCCGCGCTCGCGCTGCTCGACCGTGCGGGCGCCCACCGCACCGTCCACGCCGGGGAGGCCGCCGGCATCGACAGCATCGTCGCCGCCCTCGACGGCGCCCGTGCCGAGCGGCTTGGCCACGGCGTGCGCATCGCCGACGAGGTGGGCGGGGACGGCACCCTGGGCCCGGTCGCGCAGCGGGTGCGCGACGAGCAGGTGACCCTGGAGGTCGCGCCGTCGTCCAACGTGCAGACCGGCGCCTACCCGTCGCTGGTCGCGCACCCGGTGGACCGGCTGCACCGGCTCGGCTTCGCCGTCACCCTCAACACCGACAACCGGCTGATGAGCGGGGTGTCGGTGAGCAGCGAGATCGCGGGAGTGGCGACGACGTTCGGCTGGACGTGGGACGACGTGCGGACGGTGACCGAGCGGGCCCTCGCCGGCGCGTTCCTGCCCGCCGAGGAGCGCGAGCGGCTGCTCGACGACGTCGTCCGGCCCGGCTACGCGGCGCTGCTGGGCTGA
- a CDS encoding ABC transporter permease, with amino-acid sequence MTTAAPERTALPSVGRVCRTRAGVELKEFFRQRESVVFTLLFPVILLLGLGAVLDYDLGSGVDFPQYFMAGVITAGIVGASLQNMAIHIAGERSDGTLKALAGSPMPKTAYFVGKVAQVVAVTLATIVVLLLVGVLVFGIDLPSGGDWLTFAWVTVLGAAACTLLGIAVSSLARNARSASATVTPIALVLEFVSGVFMPFDQVPGWLQDVASVFPVKWLAQGLRSVFLPDSLAAREPAGSWELGTVAIVLGLWCVVGLLLCVATFRWQEGEGR; translated from the coding sequence GTGACCACCGCCGCGCCGGAACGCACCGCGCTGCCGTCGGTCGGCCGGGTCTGCCGCACCCGCGCCGGGGTGGAGCTCAAGGAGTTCTTCCGCCAGCGCGAGTCGGTCGTGTTCACCCTGCTGTTCCCGGTGATCCTGCTGCTGGGCCTCGGCGCGGTGCTCGACTACGACCTCGGCTCCGGCGTCGACTTCCCGCAGTACTTCATGGCCGGGGTGATCACCGCCGGGATCGTCGGGGCGAGCCTGCAGAACATGGCGATCCACATCGCCGGCGAGCGGTCCGACGGCACCCTCAAGGCCCTGGCCGGCAGCCCGATGCCGAAGACCGCCTACTTCGTCGGCAAGGTCGCGCAGGTCGTCGCCGTCACGCTGGCGACGATCGTGGTCCTGCTGCTCGTCGGCGTCCTCGTCTTCGGCATCGACCTCCCGTCCGGGGGTGACTGGCTGACCTTCGCGTGGGTCACCGTGCTCGGCGCGGCGGCCTGCACGCTCCTGGGCATCGCCGTCTCCTCGCTCGCCCGCAACGCCCGGTCGGCGTCGGCGACGGTGACCCCGATCGCCCTGGTGCTCGAGTTCGTCTCCGGCGTCTTCATGCCCTTCGACCAGGTGCCCGGCTGGCTGCAGGACGTCGCCTCGGTCTTCCCGGTGAAGTGGCTGGCGCAGGGCCTGCGCTCGGTCTTCCTGCCGGACTCCCTGGCCGCGCGCGAGCCGGCCGGGTCCTGGGAGCTGGGCACCGTCGCTATCGTGCTCGGCCTCTGGTGCGTCGTCGGCCTGCTGCTGTGCGTCGCCACCTTCCGCTGGCAGGAGGGCGAGGGGCGCTGA